Proteins encoded by one window of Acetivibrio thermocellus ATCC 27405:
- a CDS encoding histidine phosphatase family protein, with product MKIYLIRHGETDWNKKLKIQGQVDIPLNQTGRMQAEIAAKYLDGIQFDAVFSSPLLRARETAKIIIKDRKIPFYIDDRLKEISYGIREGQSLRLIHAFPFLRLHAYFKKPESYIPPKGGETIRELKDRCRSFLDERIVPMEEIYNNVLISGHGALIRAMISVVVSLPDSYFWSGKEQGNCAVTIMECKNKEIKLIEEAIDTQSN from the coding sequence ATGAAGATTTATTTAATCCGGCATGGTGAAACAGACTGGAATAAAAAACTGAAGATACAGGGTCAGGTCGATATTCCACTGAACCAGACAGGAAGAATGCAGGCAGAGATTGCTGCAAAATATCTGGACGGAATTCAATTTGATGCGGTTTTCTCAAGCCCGCTTTTGCGGGCCAGGGAAACTGCTAAGATAATAATTAAAGATAGAAAAATACCCTTTTATATAGATGACAGATTAAAAGAAATTTCTTATGGAATTCGTGAAGGACAGTCATTGCGGCTTATACATGCTTTCCCCTTTTTGAGATTGCATGCTTATTTTAAAAAACCTGAGAGCTATATTCCCCCAAAAGGTGGAGAGACAATTCGGGAATTAAAAGATAGGTGTCGGTCCTTTCTTGATGAAAGGATAGTTCCCATGGAAGAAATATATAACAATGTATTGATTTCCGGACACGGAGCGCTTATCCGGGCAATGATTTCCGTAGTTGTTTCTCTGCCTGATTCCTATTTTTGGAGTGGAAAAGAACAGGGAAATTGTGCGGTAACTATTATGGAATGTAAAAACAAAGAAATAAAGTTAATAGAAGAAGCAATAGATACACAATCAAATTGA